One part of the Streptomyces lydicus genome encodes these proteins:
- a CDS encoding hydrogenase maturation protease — MNAAAPFAPPPGRTLIAGVGNIFLGDDGFGVEAVRRLGEHPLPEGVEVIDAGVRGIHLAYQMLDGYHTVLLVDATARGTEPGTLHLLDATDPAATRTRDTALDGHHMTPDAVLALLDTLSAGTGGRRPRRVMVLGCEPADLAEGIGLSQPVDAAVDEAVRMIRRLVGADPEPPAGAADTGPAGTEEPTEEPTEAPAGEPAAETADEPAPAVAGSHPTERNTTPC, encoded by the coding sequence GTGAACGCCGCCGCACCCTTCGCCCCGCCGCCCGGCAGAACCCTGATCGCCGGGGTCGGCAACATCTTCCTCGGGGACGACGGATTCGGCGTCGAGGCCGTCCGCCGGCTCGGCGAACACCCCCTGCCCGAAGGCGTCGAGGTGATCGACGCCGGCGTACGGGGCATCCATCTCGCCTACCAGATGCTGGACGGCTACCACACCGTCCTGCTCGTGGACGCCACCGCGCGCGGCACCGAACCCGGCACCCTGCACCTGCTCGACGCCACCGACCCGGCCGCCACCCGCACCCGGGACACCGCGCTGGACGGGCACCACATGACCCCCGACGCGGTGCTCGCGCTGCTCGACACGCTCAGCGCGGGCACCGGCGGCCGCCGCCCGCGGCGCGTCATGGTCCTCGGCTGCGAACCCGCCGACCTCGCCGAGGGCATCGGGCTCAGCCAGCCGGTCGACGCCGCCGTCGACGAGGCCGTACGCATGATCCGGCGACTCGTCGGCGCCGATCCGGAACCACCGGCCGGCGCGGCGGACACCGGCCCGGCCGGCACCGAGGAACCCACCGAGGAACCCACCGAGGCACCCGCCGGGGAACCCGCGGCCGAAACCGCCGACGAGCCGGCCCCGGCCGTCGCCGGATCCCACCCCACCGAGAGGAACACCACGCCATGCTGA
- a CDS encoding DUF6084 family protein, giving the protein MTEVSFDCTGVRADRYAAAPTLLFRLRITAPDPATRVHAIALRCQLRIEPARRGYRDDEAEALADLFGERSRWGGTLHPLQFAQVSLVVPGFTGETEIDLPVPCSYDLDVAAGRYFHALRDGEVPLLLLFSGTVFAGAGGFQVQPVSWNKEASVRMPVAVWQEMTETHFPGCGWLRLPRETLDALLAYRSRRALPSWQAAVEALLAEAGDPEPPPTPRARLLSGAAARPVTERTLP; this is encoded by the coding sequence GTGACCGAGGTGTCCTTCGACTGCACCGGCGTCCGCGCCGACCGCTACGCCGCCGCCCCCACCCTCCTCTTCCGGCTCCGCATCACCGCCCCCGACCCCGCGACCCGGGTGCACGCCATCGCCCTGCGCTGCCAGCTCCGCATCGAACCGGCCCGGCGCGGCTACCGCGACGACGAGGCCGAGGCACTCGCCGACCTCTTCGGCGAACGGTCCCGCTGGGGCGGCACCCTGCACCCCCTGCAGTTCGCCCAGGTCTCCCTCGTCGTCCCCGGCTTCACCGGCGAGACCGAGATCGACCTCCCCGTCCCCTGCAGCTACGACCTGGACGTCGCCGCCGGCCGCTACTTCCACGCCCTGCGCGACGGCGAGGTCCCGCTGCTGCTGCTCTTCTCCGGCACGGTCTTCGCCGGCGCCGGCGGCTTCCAGGTCCAGCCGGTGTCCTGGAACAAGGAAGCGTCCGTACGGATGCCGGTGGCGGTCTGGCAGGAGATGACCGAGACGCACTTCCCCGGCTGCGGCTGGCTGCGACTGCCCCGGGAAACCCTCGACGCGCTGCTCGCCTACCGCTCCCGGCGCGCCCTGCCCTCCTGGCAGGCCGCCGTCGAGGCACTGCTCGCCGAGGCCGGAGACCCCGAGCCGCCGCCCACCCCGCGCGCCCGCCTGCTGTCCGGCGCCGCCGCCCGCCCCGTCACCGAGAGGACCCTGCCGTGA
- a CDS encoding DUF5947 family protein — MTAPQTAHTRLGPSAAHRGLRRFRAPKPPTPERCELCGVVLAEHNHRHLVDTRNRALACACTPCALLFDRPGAGTGQFRTVPDRYLVDAGHTLDEAAWDLLQIPVGVAFFLRNSALDRLVALYPSPAGATESELDPATWQTVLDGSRLPALLRPDVEALLLRRAEGRIDCYLVPVDACYELVGRMRLLWHGFDGGAEARAALNDFFTTVARRARAPKEDDLP, encoded by the coding sequence GTGACCGCCCCACAGACGGCGCACACGCGCCTCGGACCGTCCGCCGCGCACCGCGGCCTGCGCCGTTTCCGCGCGCCGAAGCCGCCCACCCCCGAGCGCTGCGAACTGTGCGGCGTGGTGCTCGCCGAGCACAACCACCGCCACCTCGTCGACACCAGGAACCGTGCCCTGGCCTGCGCCTGCACCCCCTGCGCGCTGCTCTTCGACCGGCCCGGCGCCGGCACCGGGCAGTTCCGCACGGTCCCCGACCGCTACCTCGTCGACGCCGGCCACACCCTCGACGAGGCGGCCTGGGACCTGCTGCAGATCCCGGTCGGCGTCGCCTTCTTCCTGCGCAACTCGGCACTGGACCGGCTGGTCGCGCTCTACCCCAGCCCGGCCGGTGCCACCGAGAGCGAACTCGACCCGGCCACCTGGCAGACCGTGCTCGACGGCAGCCGGCTGCCGGCCCTGCTCCGGCCGGACGTCGAGGCGCTGCTGCTGCGCCGTGCCGAAGGCCGCATCGACTGCTACCTGGTGCCGGTGGACGCCTGCTACGAACTCGTCGGCCGGATGCGGCTGCTGTGGCACGGCTTCGACGGCGGCGCCGAGGCCCGCGCCGCACTCAACGACTTCTTCACCACGGTCGCCCGCCGGGCCCGCGCGCCGAAGGAGGACGACCTGCCGTGA
- a CDS encoding nickel-dependent hydrogenase large subunit gives MAPTTKTAGDGSGLTEMAWDPITRIVGSLGIHTKIDFKQKRVAECYSTSSVFRGYSVFMRGKDPRDAHFITSRICGICGDNHATCSVYAQNMAYGVKPPHLGEWVINLGEAAEFMFDHNIFQENLVGVDYCEKMVRETNPGVWELAQRTEAPHAGDHGYRTIADIMTALNPLEGEFYREALHVSRYTREMFCLMEGRHVHPSTLYPGGVGTVASVQLFTDYMSRLMRYVEFMKRVVPLHDDLFDFFYEALPGYEEVGRRRVLLGCWGAFNDPEHCDFTYRNMTDWGRKMFVTPGVIVDGKLVTNDLTEINLGIRILLGSSYYQDWVGQELFVSHDPLGNPVDPRHPWNQHTIPAPQKRDFDDKYSWVMSPRWFDGKENLALDTGGGPLARLWSTALSGLVDTPYVKATGHSVVIDLPRGVTRPEARFEWKIPKWSNALERNRARTYFQAYSAAMALHFAEQGLEEVRAGNTRTWEKFEVPDESISVGFTEAVRGVLSHHMVIRDGKIANYHPYPPTPWNASTRDSYGTPGPYEDAVQNTPIFEENTPENFKGIDIMRAVRSFDPCLPCGVHMYVGDGRSVQKMHVPTGLSGLAG, from the coding sequence ATGGCACCCACGACGAAGACGGCCGGTGACGGCAGCGGTCTGACGGAGATGGCCTGGGATCCGATCACCCGGATCGTGGGCAGCCTCGGGATCCACACGAAGATCGACTTCAAGCAGAAGCGGGTCGCCGAGTGCTACAGCACCTCGTCCGTCTTCCGCGGGTACAGCGTCTTCATGCGCGGTAAGGACCCCCGCGACGCCCACTTCATCACCAGCCGGATCTGCGGCATCTGCGGCGACAACCACGCCACGTGTTCGGTCTACGCCCAGAACATGGCCTACGGGGTCAAGCCTCCGCACCTGGGTGAGTGGGTCATCAACCTCGGCGAGGCCGCGGAGTTCATGTTCGACCACAACATCTTCCAGGAGAACCTGGTCGGGGTCGACTACTGCGAGAAGATGGTCCGCGAGACCAACCCCGGCGTGTGGGAACTCGCCCAGCGCACCGAGGCGCCGCACGCCGGCGACCACGGCTACCGCACCATCGCCGACATCATGACCGCCCTCAACCCCCTGGAGGGCGAGTTCTACCGCGAGGCGCTGCACGTCAGCCGCTACACCCGGGAGATGTTCTGCCTCATGGAGGGGCGCCATGTGCACCCCTCCACGCTCTATCCGGGCGGCGTGGGCACCGTCGCCAGCGTCCAGCTCTTCACCGACTACATGAGCCGGCTGATGCGCTACGTCGAGTTCATGAAGCGTGTCGTGCCGCTCCACGACGACCTCTTCGACTTCTTCTACGAGGCGCTGCCCGGCTACGAGGAGGTCGGCCGCCGCCGCGTCCTGCTGGGCTGCTGGGGTGCCTTCAACGACCCGGAGCACTGCGACTTCACCTACCGCAACATGACGGACTGGGGACGGAAGATGTTCGTCACCCCCGGCGTCATCGTCGACGGCAAACTGGTCACCAACGACCTCACCGAGATCAACCTCGGCATCCGCATCCTGCTGGGCAGCTCCTACTACCAGGACTGGGTGGGCCAGGAGCTGTTCGTCTCCCACGACCCGCTCGGCAACCCCGTCGACCCGCGCCACCCCTGGAACCAGCACACCATCCCCGCCCCGCAGAAGCGGGACTTCGACGACAAGTACAGCTGGGTGATGTCGCCGCGCTGGTTCGACGGCAAGGAGAACCTGGCGCTGGACACCGGCGGCGGGCCGCTCGCCCGCCTGTGGTCCACCGCGCTGTCCGGCCTCGTCGACACCCCCTACGTCAAGGCCACCGGCCACAGCGTGGTCATCGACCTGCCGCGCGGGGTGACCCGGCCCGAGGCCCGCTTCGAATGGAAGATCCCGAAGTGGAGCAACGCCCTGGAGCGCAACCGCGCCCGCACCTACTTCCAGGCGTACTCGGCCGCCATGGCCCTGCACTTCGCCGAACAGGGACTGGAGGAGGTCCGCGCCGGCAACACCCGGACCTGGGAGAAGTTCGAGGTCCCCGACGAGTCCATCAGCGTCGGGTTCACCGAGGCGGTCCGCGGCGTCCTCTCGCACCACATGGTCATCCGGGACGGCAAGATCGCCAACTACCACCCGTATCCGCCGACTCCCTGGAACGCCAGCACCCGTGACAGCTACGGCACCCCCGGCCCGTACGAGGACGCCGTCCAGAACACCCCGATCTTCGAGGAGAACACCCCGGAGAACTTCAAGGGCATCGACATCATGCGCGCGGTGCGCAGCTTCGACCCGTGTCTGCCCTGCGGCGTCCACATGTACGTCGGTGACGGCAGGTCGGTCCAGAAGATGCACGTGCCCACCGGCCTGAGCGGACTGGCCGGATGA
- a CDS encoding hydrogenase expression protein HypE, with translation MSAASSAAPEAAVNGKPSAEDESPIHVLWINAGLSCDGDSVALTAATQPSIEEIALSALPGLPKVAVHWPLIDFECGPEQGADTFIEWFFKGERGEIDPFVLVIEGSIPNEAIKPEGYWCGFGNNPETGQPITTSEWLDRLAPKALAVVAIGTCATYGGIHAMAGNPTGAMGVPDYLGWDWTSKAGIPIVCVPGCPIKPDNFAETLTYLLYQAVGAAPMIPLDDQLRPTWLFGQTVHEGCDRAGYYEQGQFATTYDSPKCSVKLGCWGPVVKCNVPKRGWMDGIGGCPNVGGICIACTMPGFPDKFMPFMDEPPGGKVSSSASSAYGSVIRRLRTITARTVDHEPKWRHRGDQLTTGYRKPW, from the coding sequence ATGTCCGCAGCATCGAGTGCGGCCCCCGAGGCCGCCGTGAACGGAAAGCCGTCCGCCGAGGACGAGTCGCCGATCCATGTCCTCTGGATCAATGCCGGTCTGAGCTGCGACGGTGACTCGGTGGCGCTGACCGCCGCCACCCAGCCCAGCATCGAGGAGATCGCGCTCAGCGCCCTGCCCGGCCTGCCCAAGGTCGCGGTCCACTGGCCGCTGATCGACTTCGAGTGCGGCCCGGAACAGGGCGCGGACACCTTCATCGAGTGGTTCTTCAAGGGCGAGCGCGGCGAGATCGATCCTTTCGTGCTGGTCATCGAGGGTTCCATCCCCAATGAGGCGATCAAGCCGGAGGGCTACTGGTGCGGTTTCGGCAACAACCCGGAGACCGGCCAGCCGATCACGACCAGTGAGTGGCTGGACCGTCTCGCCCCCAAGGCGCTCGCCGTCGTCGCCATCGGCACCTGTGCCACGTACGGCGGCATCCACGCCATGGCGGGCAACCCCACCGGCGCCATGGGCGTGCCCGACTACCTGGGCTGGGACTGGACCTCCAAGGCCGGGATCCCGATCGTGTGCGTACCCGGCTGCCCGATCAAGCCGGACAACTTCGCCGAGACGCTGACGTACCTGCTCTACCAGGCCGTCGGTGCCGCGCCGATGATCCCGCTGGACGACCAGCTGCGGCCGACCTGGCTCTTCGGACAGACCGTGCACGAGGGCTGCGACCGGGCCGGTTACTACGAGCAGGGGCAGTTCGCCACCACCTACGACTCGCCCAAGTGTTCCGTGAAGCTCGGATGCTGGGGCCCCGTGGTCAAATGCAATGTCCCCAAGCGGGGCTGGATGGACGGCATCGGCGGCTGCCCGAACGTCGGCGGCATCTGCATCGCCTGCACCATGCCCGGCTTCCCCGACAAGTTCATGCCGTTCATGGACGAGCCGCCCGGCGGCAAGGTCTCCAGCAGCGCCAGCAGCGCGTACGGCAGCGTGATCCGCCGGCTGCGCACCATCACGGCCAGGACCGTCGACCACGAACCCAAGTGGCGGCACCGCGGCGACCAACTGACCACCGGCTACCGGAAGCCGTGGTGA
- a CDS encoding DUF4232 domain-containing protein has product MSLTIKSLGRGRRVAAGSLIAVAALALTACQDGPGAASRPSSAAPATQQQSGSGVQPTGAEQPSSAGATRPSANAAASTGGKPSGSAHATESHASAMTASDRCTAANMSLRLGASDIGAGNIHYPLVFTNKGKKSCTLRGFPGVSLILRDGSPVGKPATREGGTGGLVRLQPGQSAHAVLHTVNEGVSDTPCWADSQIVYVYPPGSKESMTTGSRGLRVCGGRFDVTAVQAGALG; this is encoded by the coding sequence ATGTCGCTCACCATCAAGTCGCTCGGCCGCGGCCGCCGTGTCGCCGCCGGGTCACTGATCGCCGTCGCGGCGCTCGCGCTCACCGCATGCCAGGACGGACCCGGCGCCGCGTCCCGCCCCTCGTCGGCCGCACCCGCCACGCAGCAGCAGAGCGGCAGCGGTGTGCAGCCGACCGGTGCCGAGCAGCCGTCCTCGGCCGGCGCCACGCGCCCGTCGGCGAACGCGGCGGCCTCCACCGGCGGCAAGCCGTCCGGCAGCGCGCACGCCACGGAGTCGCACGCCTCGGCCATGACGGCGTCGGACCGCTGCACCGCCGCCAACATGTCGCTGCGACTGGGCGCCTCCGACATCGGCGCGGGCAACATCCACTACCCGCTCGTCTTCACCAACAAGGGCAAGAAGTCCTGCACGCTGCGCGGCTTCCCGGGCGTCTCGCTGATCCTCCGCGACGGCTCCCCGGTCGGCAAGCCGGCCACCCGTGAGGGCGGCACCGGCGGCCTCGTCCGGCTCCAGCCGGGGCAGAGCGCCCACGCCGTGCTGCACACCGTGAACGAGGGTGTGTCGGACACCCCGTGCTGGGCCGATTCGCAGATCGTCTACGTCTACCCGCCCGGCTCCAAGGAGTCGATGACGACCGGCAGCCGTGGGCTGCGGGTGTGCGGCGGCCGGTTCGACGTGACCGCGGTGCAGGCCGGGGCACTGGGCTGA
- a CDS encoding MFS transporter, giving the protein MTRTTTDQLSGRTATTAAAPPVPDPGAGGHRRPRGGIVPVLAFSGIVVAVMQTLLVPVIKDLPVLLDTAPSNATWVMTATLLAGAVSTPIMGRLGDLYGKRRMLLASLAIMVVGSLICGCTSDLIVMIVGRALQGFAMGAIPLGIGIMRDELPRERLGSAMGLMSSSIGVGGGLALPAAALVAQHADWHALFFGAAGLGVLSILLTLLVVPETSVRAVGRFDVAGAMGLSAGLVALLLPITKGSDWGWSSPTTLGLFGVAALILVLWGVMELRIGDPLVDLRTTARREVLLTNLASITVGVAFYAISLVLPQLLQLPKSTGYGLGQSMVVAGLCVAPLGLTMMFVAPLYARIAARRGPKVSLLLGMLVIGVGYGAGIGLMDAPWQTVIIAVVVGAGIGLAYSSLPALIIGAVDPSETGAANGLNTLMRSIGTSVSSAVIGMVLAHMSRSVGPVTVPTMAGFRVAFLIAAAAVLVGVVLASFLPSQRKVSRPTLVAQSTEDATAAPEEERLQAPSTPAPAPAPVDVTPAAPVPTAVAPAAAATPADVPPAAGTLVQDRAAGFRGRVRYASGAPIAGASVTLIDRQGRQAGITTAGPDGSYAVDAPTAGGYLLTAAAPGHTPHAASATCRGAGTPTEMDLILGGGRRLGGTLRGGGTADAPLADGSVVVTDAGGEVVARTATDAHGNWELSTLPPGAHTLVLSAPGHRPEARAIELSGGEPARHDARLRPTATVRGTVRDPKGRPLADAAVTLVEDGTVAGHTRTGQDGAFAFDDLGGSHYTLTAAGYPPHATPISLAAGVAETLDLDLEQPSGVGG; this is encoded by the coding sequence ATGACACGGACGACGACGGACCAGCTGTCCGGAAGGACGGCGACCACCGCCGCGGCGCCCCCGGTGCCCGACCCCGGTGCGGGCGGCCACCGCAGACCCCGCGGCGGCATCGTCCCGGTCCTGGCCTTCTCCGGCATCGTCGTCGCGGTCATGCAGACGCTGCTCGTGCCGGTCATCAAGGACCTGCCGGTGCTGCTCGACACCGCCCCCAGCAACGCCACCTGGGTCATGACGGCCACCCTGCTCGCGGGCGCCGTCTCGACACCCATCATGGGGCGGCTCGGCGACCTCTACGGCAAGCGGCGGATGCTGCTGGCGAGCCTCGCGATCATGGTCGTCGGCTCGCTGATCTGCGGATGCACCAGTGACCTGATCGTCATGATCGTGGGCCGCGCGCTGCAGGGCTTCGCCATGGGTGCCATCCCGCTCGGCATCGGCATCATGCGTGACGAGCTGCCGCGCGAGCGGCTCGGCTCGGCCATGGGCCTGATGAGCTCGTCGATCGGCGTCGGCGGCGGGCTCGCGCTGCCGGCCGCGGCGCTGGTCGCCCAACACGCCGACTGGCACGCCCTGTTCTTCGGCGCCGCCGGTCTCGGGGTGCTGTCGATACTGCTCACCCTCCTCGTCGTCCCCGAGACCTCCGTACGTGCCGTGGGGCGCTTCGATGTGGCCGGTGCCATGGGGCTGTCCGCCGGGCTGGTGGCCCTGCTGCTGCCCATCACCAAGGGCAGTGACTGGGGGTGGAGTTCGCCCACCACGCTCGGCCTCTTCGGTGTCGCGGCCCTGATCCTGGTGCTGTGGGGCGTGATGGAGCTGCGCATCGGCGACCCGCTGGTCGATCTGCGGACCACCGCCCGCCGCGAGGTGCTGCTGACCAACCTCGCCTCGATCACGGTCGGGGTGGCGTTCTACGCCATCTCGCTGGTGCTGCCGCAGCTGCTGCAACTGCCGAAGTCGACCGGCTACGGCCTCGGTCAGTCGATGGTGGTGGCCGGTCTGTGCGTGGCACCGCTCGGCCTGACGATGATGTTCGTCGCGCCGCTGTACGCGCGGATCGCCGCGCGGCGCGGCCCCAAGGTCTCGTTGCTGCTCGGCATGCTCGTCATAGGGGTTGGCTACGGCGCGGGCATCGGCCTGATGGACGCGCCCTGGCAGACCGTCATCATCGCGGTGGTTGTCGGCGCCGGTATCGGCCTCGCGTACTCCTCGCTGCCCGCACTGATCATCGGCGCCGTCGACCCGTCCGAGACCGGCGCCGCCAACGGCCTCAACACCCTGATGCGCTCGATCGGCACCTCCGTCTCCAGCGCGGTGATCGGCATGGTGCTGGCCCATATGTCCCGGAGCGTGGGACCGGTCACGGTCCCCACGATGGCCGGCTTCCGGGTCGCCTTCCTGATCGCCGCCGCCGCGGTCCTGGTCGGCGTGGTCCTGGCGTCGTTCCTGCCGTCGCAGCGCAAGGTCTCCCGGCCGACCCTGGTCGCGCAGAGCACCGAGGACGCGACGGCGGCGCCCGAGGAGGAGCGTCTCCAGGCACCGTCCACCCCGGCCCCGGCCCCGGCCCCGGTCGACGTGACGCCGGCTGCCCCGGTGCCGACCGCGGTGGCCCCGGCCGCCGCCGCGACCCCGGCTGACGTGCCCCCCGCCGCCGGGACCCTCGTACAGGACCGCGCCGCCGGGTTCCGGGGCCGCGTACGGTACGCCTCCGGCGCGCCGATAGCGGGCGCGAGCGTGACGCTGATCGACCGGCAGGGACGGCAGGCGGGCATCACCACGGCCGGCCCCGACGGCAGTTACGCGGTGGACGCCCCGACCGCCGGCGGCTATCTCCTCACGGCCGCCGCCCCCGGCCACACCCCGCACGCGGCCTCCGCCACCTGCCGCGGTGCGGGCACACCGACCGAGATGGACCTGATACTCGGCGGTGGGCGCCGCCTGGGCGGCACCCTGCGCGGTGGAGGGACGGCGGACGCACCACTGGCCGACGGAAGCGTCGTCGTCACCGACGCCGGCGGCGAGGTGGTGGCCCGTACGGCCACGGACGCGCACGGGAACTGGGAACTGAGCACGCTGCCGCCCGGCGCACACACCCTGGTCCTCAGCGCCCCCGGTCACCGGCCGGAGGCCCGGGCCATCGAACTGTCCGGCGGTGAGCCCGCCCGGCACGATGCCCGGCTGCGCCCCACCGCCACCGTCCGCGGCACCGTCCGGGACCCGAAGGGGAGGCCGCTGGCCGACGCCGCCGTGACCCTCGTCGAGGACGGTACGGTCGCCGGGCACACCCGCACCGGCCAGGACGGCGCCTTCGCCTTCGACGACCTGGGCGGCAGCCACTACACCCTGACCGCGGCCGGCTATCCGCCGCACGCCACCCCGATATCCCTCGCCGCGGGCGTCGCCGAGACTCTCGACCTGGACCTGGAGCAACCGAGCGGTGTGGGCGGCTGA
- a CDS encoding ScbR family autoregulator-binding transcription factor, with protein MAQQDRAIRTRRVILEAAASVFDEQGYDRATIAEVLERAGVTKGALYFHFASKEQLALAVLEEQVVDIAVEPQKIKLQEFVDAGQVLAYRLRRDPIQRGAARLAVEQGSNHLDRKQSMISWTRFVEGLLNEARERGEILESIVVRDTAELFVGAFAGLQMMSHAMTNQADLSHRLTVFFEHTLPSIAVPAVLAKLNLDPERGEKLEAALRQKVPAAAEVGESVAVS; from the coding sequence GTGGCACAACAGGACCGCGCGATCCGGACCCGCCGAGTGATCTTGGAGGCGGCCGCGTCGGTTTTCGACGAGCAGGGCTACGACCGCGCGACGATCGCCGAAGTCCTGGAGCGCGCCGGGGTGACGAAGGGCGCCCTGTACTTCCACTTCGCCTCGAAGGAACAGCTCGCACTCGCCGTACTCGAAGAGCAGGTCGTCGACATCGCCGTCGAGCCGCAGAAGATCAAGTTGCAGGAATTCGTCGACGCGGGGCAGGTGCTGGCCTATCGCCTGCGCCGCGATCCGATCCAGCGCGGGGCCGCCCGGCTGGCGGTCGAGCAGGGGTCGAACCACCTTGACCGCAAGCAGTCGATGATCTCGTGGACGCGGTTCGTCGAGGGGCTGCTGAACGAGGCGCGGGAGCGCGGCGAAATCCTGGAGAGCATCGTCGTACGCGACACCGCCGAGTTGTTCGTCGGTGCGTTCGCCGGGCTCCAGATGATGTCGCACGCGATGACCAATCAGGCCGACCTGAGCCACCGGTTGACGGTCTTCTTCGAGCACACCCTCCCCAGCATTGCGGTGCCCGCGGTGCTCGCCAAACTCAATCTCGACCCCGAGCGCGGGGAGAAGCTGGAGGCCGCTCTCCGGCAGAAGGTGCCGGCGGCGGCCGAGGTCGGGGAGAGCGTCGCCGTCAGCTGA
- a CDS encoding ScbA/BarX family gamma-butyrolactone biosynthesis protein: MHVSGTVQPKAPHRTRVIEKPSDTPQVPREFVHRPIVDDILVTSWRRQDGSHFSVTAQWPEEHGYFASHDGRHHLILTGETIRQAGLLLSHTELGVPVGHHFILGDLICTTYPEHLDAGSGPTPISIDVTCSNMRMRAGTLAGARFDMTLRAADRIVATGHSHVTVASPAVYRRIRGERLTARRALGPLPSCVAPRLTGSASEHDVLLSPTDRPDSWLLRIAPGHAAVVNPANDHVPGMVLLDAAQQAAHALTAPGTFVPYAFGTTFHRYAEHGTPCLIEARRVPSALPRTTTVQITGSQDGHPVFVSTLTARDSRG; encoded by the coding sequence ATGCACGTCAGCGGCACAGTTCAGCCCAAGGCACCGCATCGGACGCGCGTGATCGAAAAGCCCTCCGACACCCCACAGGTCCCCCGCGAATTTGTGCACCGCCCGATTGTTGATGACATTCTGGTCACATCTTGGCGCCGACAGGACGGCTCCCACTTCTCAGTGACCGCCCAGTGGCCCGAGGAGCACGGGTACTTCGCCTCCCATGACGGGCGGCACCACCTCATCCTCACCGGTGAGACCATCCGTCAGGCCGGATTGCTGCTGTCGCACACCGAACTCGGCGTCCCGGTCGGCCACCACTTCATCCTCGGGGACCTCATCTGCACCACGTATCCCGAACACCTCGACGCCGGCAGCGGGCCCACCCCCATCTCGATCGACGTCACCTGCAGCAACATGCGGATGCGGGCCGGCACGCTGGCCGGTGCCCGCTTCGACATGACGCTGCGCGCCGCGGACCGGATCGTGGCCACGGGCCACTCCCACGTCACCGTCGCCTCGCCGGCCGTCTACCGTCGGATCCGCGGCGAACGGCTCACCGCCCGTCGGGCCCTCGGCCCCCTGCCGAGCTGCGTGGCGCCCCGGCTGACCGGCAGCGCCAGCGAGCACGACGTACTGCTCTCCCCCACCGACCGGCCCGACAGCTGGCTGCTGCGCATCGCGCCCGGTCACGCCGCGGTCGTGAACCCGGCCAACGACCACGTCCCGGGCATGGTGCTGCTCGACGCGGCACAGCAGGCCGCGCACGCCCTGACCGCGCCCGGCACCTTCGTGCCGTACGCCTTCGGCACCACGTTCCACCGCTACGCCGAGCACGGCACCCCGTGCCTGATCGAGGCCCGCCGGGTCCCGTCCGCCCTGCCCCGCACCACGACGGTGCAGATCACCGGCTCGCAGGACGGCCACCCGGTGTTCGTGTCGACGCTGACGGCCCGGGATTCCCGCGGCTGA
- a CDS encoding SDR family oxidoreductase: MGDLNGKTALVTGSSRGIGRGIAQRLARDGALVAVHYGNNDTAAKETAENIRGAGGRAFIIGAELGVPGDAESLFAAFDDGLAACGAEPGLDILVNNAAISLPGHIDEVTPEEFDRTLAVNTKAPFFVIQHGLRRMRDGGRIINISSAVTTTAFPSTIAYGVSKGAVDTLTLTLAKDLGARGITVNTIAPGFVATDMNAAMRATPEAEAALSAISVFNRLGRPSDIADVAAFLASDDSRWITGQRFDVTGGSML, encoded by the coding sequence ATGGGTGACCTCAACGGAAAGACCGCGCTGGTGACCGGGTCCAGCCGGGGCATCGGCCGGGGCATCGCCCAACGCCTCGCCCGGGACGGCGCGCTGGTCGCCGTCCACTACGGGAACAACGACACGGCGGCCAAGGAGACGGCGGAGAACATCAGAGGAGCCGGCGGCCGGGCCTTCATAATCGGCGCCGAACTGGGAGTGCCGGGTGACGCCGAGAGCCTCTTCGCCGCCTTCGACGACGGGCTCGCGGCGTGCGGGGCGGAGCCGGGCCTCGACATCCTCGTCAACAACGCCGCCATCAGCCTTCCGGGGCACATCGACGAGGTGACGCCGGAAGAGTTCGACCGCACCCTCGCGGTCAACACCAAGGCGCCGTTCTTCGTCATCCAGCACGGTCTGCGCCGGATGCGCGACGGCGGACGCATCATCAACATCTCGTCGGCGGTGACGACCACGGCCTTCCCGTCGACCATCGCGTACGGCGTCTCCAAGGGCGCGGTCGACACCCTCACCCTCACCCTCGCCAAGGATCTCGGCGCCCGCGGCATCACCGTGAACACCATCGCGCCGGGCTTCGTCGCCACCGACATGAACGCCGCGATGCGGGCGACGCCGGAGGCCGAGGCCGCGCTGTCCGCCATCTCCGTCTTCAACCGCCTGGGCCGGCCCTCGGACATCGCCGATGTCGCCGCGTTCCTCGCCTCGGACGACTCCCGCTGGATCACGGGCCAGCGCTTCGACGTCACCGGCGGCTCGATGCTCTGA